A single window of Apodemus sylvaticus chromosome 4, mApoSyl1.1, whole genome shotgun sequence DNA harbors:
- the Plekho1 gene encoding LOW QUALITY PROTEIN: pleckstrin homology domain-containing family O member 1 (The sequence of the model RefSeq protein was modified relative to this genomic sequence to represent the inferred CDS: deleted 1 base in 1 codon) — protein MKKSGSGKRGPPDGNHQSAAPEKVGWVRKFCGKGIFREIWKNRYVVLKGDQLYVSEKEVKDEKNSQEVFDLSDYEKCEELRKSKSRSKKNHSKFTLARCRQPGTTAPNLIFLAVSPEEKESWINALSSAITRAKNRILDEVTVEEDSYLAHPTRDRAKIQHSRRPPTRGHLMAVASTSTSDGMLTLDLIQEEDPSPEEPASCAESFRVDLDKSVAQLAGSRRRADSDKIQPSSHRAGSFSRPWGKPDKGAPYTPQALKKLPSAEKSRCASLEEILSRRDTAPARPLHLQAEETPAPVPSQPQPGQLSRIQDLVAQKLEKTQELLAEVQGLDGKRKAKDPPQSPPDSESEQLLLETERLLGEASSNWSQAKRVLQEVRELRDLYRQMDLQTPDSHLRQASQHSQYRKSLM, from the exons ATGAAGAAGAGCGGCTCCGGCAAGCGG GGGCCTCCGGATGGAAACCATCAGTCTGCGGCGCCCGAGAAGGTCGGCTGGGTCCGGAAATTCTGCGGGaaggggattttcagggagatTTGGAAAAACCGCTATGTGGTGCTGAAAGGCGACCAGCTCTACGTCTCCGAGAAGGAG GTAAAAGATGAGAAAAACAGTCAGGAGGTGTTTGACCTGAGTGACTATGAGAAGTGCGAAGAGCTCCGGAAATCCAAGAGCAGGAGCAAGAAAAATCACAGCAAGTTCACCCTGGCCCGGTGCAGACAGCCGGGCACCACG GCTCCCAACCTCATCTTCCTGGCTGTGAGTCCTGAAGAGAAGGAGTCATGGATCAACGCCCTGAGTTCTGCCATTACCAGAGCTAAAAACCGTATCTTGGATGAG GTCACCGTTGAGGAGGACAGCTATCTTGCCCAC CCTACTCGAGACAGAGCAAAAATCCAACACTCCCGCCGTCCTCCAACCCGGGGACACCTCATGGCTGTG GCTTCGACCTCTACCTCAGACGGGATGCTAACATTAGACCTGATCCAAGAGGAAGACCCTTCCCCTGAGGAGCCAGCCTCCTGCGCCGAGAGCTTTCGGGTGGATCTGGACAAGTCTGTGGCCCAGCTGGCGGGCAGCCGCCGGAGAGCGGACTCAGACAAGATTCAGCCCTCTTCCCACCGGGCTGGCAGCTTTTCTCGGCCTTGGGGAAAACCAGACAAGGGAGCCCCCTACACCCCACAAGCACTGAAGAAGTTACCCAGCGCAGAGAAGAGCCGGTGTGCCTCCCTGGAGGAGATTCTATCCCGGAGGGACACTGCCCCAGCCCGCCCTCTCCACCTCCAAGCTGAGGAGACTCCCGCCCCTGTCCCCTCGCAGCCGCAGCCGGGGCAGCTGTCCCGGATCCAGGACCTGGTAGcacagaaactggagaagactcaGGAGCTGCTGGCAGAGGTTCAGGGACTCGATGGCAAGCGGAAGGCCAAGGACCCCCCACAGTCTCCACCCGACTCGGAGTCGGAGCAGCTGCTGCTGGAGACAGAGAGGCTGCTGGGAGAGGCTTCGTCCAATTGGAGCCAGGCCAAGAGGGTGCTGCAGGAAGTCAGGGAGCTGAGGGACCTGTACAGGCAGATGGACCTGCAGACCCCCGACTCCCACCTCAGGCAGGCCTCCCAGCACAGTCAATACCGGAAGAGCCTGATGTGA